From the Amia ocellicauda isolate fAmiCal2 chromosome 21, fAmiCal2.hap1, whole genome shotgun sequence genome, one window contains:
- the LOC136717295 gene encoding phospholipase DDHD1 isoform X2, with translation MSNYSDKTSLLSPPDSPDNSSASVGGSDWDLGNDVFVCCYEEPMGGERIRAGMHSVQPGLDRHLPLIRARHRPSQEGLILGLVEEPYASYHRGSDASSAYLDAGDQDYSESDGNVAPLMETRKRNRSSSSRHRYEVVTELGPEEVRWFYKEDKKTWKHFVGHDSLKIEVMYRKFCELNPSKARRLGPRGSEEGEEAAAAAAAAGSEASIGEPEGLEEEGPVTVEPLAGGPGDRGAEEGPDTDERDLDAIGINVEPVCVRGGLYEVDVKEKECYPVYWNQQDRIPVMRGQWFIDGTWLPLEEDESDLIELEHLGCFRGQQMQDSFDTDIVARTVDSKDVLSHLPPFYLPFLFKWRGYQPNAKTACHKRKRCQAIHSLKLSRSHVDWHSVEEVYLYSDATTSKIARTVTQKLGFSKASSSGTRLHRGYVEEASLEDKPPQTTHIVFVVHGIGQKMDQGRIIKNTGMMRDAARKMEEKHFSDRAAEHVEFLPVEWRSKLSLDGDTVDSITPDKVRGLRDMLNSSAMDIMYYTSPLYRDEITKGLTQELNRLYSLFCSRNPDFEEKGGKVSIVSHSLGCVITFDIMTGWDPVRMYHQEQQALQEDPRWLSYEERHLLEQVHLTRQRLRELEDQLQGLEASMPLASPALKFKVENFFCMGSPLAVFLALRGIRPGNNGCQDHILPKSICQRLFNIFHPTDPVAYRLEPLILKHYSNIAPVQIHWCNTTNPTPYDQIRPTFINPIKETTSASDTESIPSPSTSPVLARRHYGESITNLGKASILGAASIGKGIGGILFSRFARSSSQASAVEGSVAEGEDKRPVDSQSSYGLSSLSQSSSTIIETALELEHRIDFELREGLVESRYWSAVTSHTAYWSSLDVALFLLTFMYKQQELPESVTSGSTQAFCG, from the exons ATGAGCAATTATTCGGACAAAACGTCTTTGCTCAGTCCCCCAGACAGCCCGGACAACAGCAGCGCGTCTGTCGGAGGCAGTGACTGGGACTTGGGCAAcgatgtgtttgtgtgctgctATGAGGAGCCCATGGGCGGAGAGCGGATACGGGCAGGGATGCACTCGGTACAGCCGGGTTTGGACCGACACCTGCCCCTTATCCGAGCCCGGCACCGGCCGTCCCAGGAGGGCTTGATTTTGGGCCTAGTGGAGGAGCCTTATGCCAGTTATCACCGCGGTTCCGACGCCAGCTCAGCCTACCTGGACGCCGGCGACCAGGACTACAGCGAGAGCGATGGCAACGTCGCCCCGCTGATGGAGACCAGGAAGCGGAACCGCTCCAGCAGCTCCCGGCACCGATACGAGGTCGTCACCGAGCTGGGCCCGGAGGAGGTGCGCTGGTTCTACAAGGAGGACAAGAAGACCTGGAAACACTTCGTGGGGCACGACTCTCTGAAGATCGAGGTCATGTATCGCAAGTTCTGCGAGTTGAACCCTAGCAAGGCCCGGCGCCTGGGGCCCAGGGGCTCGGAGGAAGGGGaggaggctgctgctgctgcggctGCTGCCGGGTCCGAGGCGTCCATCGGCGAGCCAGAAGGACTGGAGGAGGAGGGACCGGTGACCGTAGAGCCTCTCGCCGGGGGCCCGGGGGACAGAGGGGCCGAGGAGGGACCAGACACGGACGAGAGGGACCTGGATGCGATTGGCATCAATGTGGAACCGGTGTGTGTCAGAGGAGGCTTGTATGAGGTGGACGTGAAGGAGAAGGAGTGCTATCCCGTGTACTGGAACC AGCAGGACCGCATCCCGGTGATGAGGGGACAGTGGTTCATCGACGGCACTTGGCTTCCCCTGGAGGAAGATGAGAGTGACCTCATTGAGCTGGAACACCTGGGCTGCTTCCGTGGACAGCAGATGCAGGACAGCTTTGACACCGATATTGTGGCAAGGACAGTTGACAGCAAAGATG TTCTCTCCCATCTACCCCCTTTCTACCTCCCCTTTCTGTTCAAATGGAGAGGATATCAGCCGAATGCTAAAACTGCATGTCACAAGCGAAAGCGTTGCCAAG CCATTCACAGTCTAAAGCTGAGCCGCAGCCACGTGGACTGGCACAGTGTGGAGGAGGTATACCTGTACAGCGATGCCACCACCTCCAAAATCGCCCGCACGGTCACACAAAAACTAGGCTTTTCCAAAG CATCAAGCAGTGGGACGCGTCTCCACCGTGGATATGTGGAAGAAGCGTCCCTCGAAGATAAACCCCCTCAGACCACGCACATCGTGTTTGTCGTTCATGGCATCGGACAGAAGATGGACCAGGGTCGCATCATTAAGAACACTGGCAT GATGAGAGATGCTGCACGGAAAATGGAGGAAAAGCACTTTTCCGACCGTGCTGCTGAGCATGTGGAGTTTTTACCCGTGGAATGGAGGTCGAAACTGAGTCTGGATGGAG ACACTGTGGACTCCATCACTCCAGACAAAGTGCGGGGTCTGAGAGACATGCTGAACAGCAGTGCCATGGATATCATGTACTACACCAGCCCTCTGTACAGGGACGAG ATCACGAAGGGCCTGACGCAGGAGCTGAACCGCCTATACTCACTCTTCTGCTCGCGCAACCCCGACTTCGAGGAGAAAGGAGGAAAAGTGTCCATCGTGTCGCACTCCCTGGGCTGCGTCATCACCTTCGACATCATGACCGGCTGGGACCCCGTGAGGATGTACCACCAGGAGCAGCAGGCACTGCAGGAGGACCCCCGGTGGCTGAGTTATGAGGAGCGACACTTGTTGGAACAGGTTCATCTCACGAGGCAGAG ACTAAGAGAACTGGAAGATCAACTGCAAGGACTGGAGGCCTCAATGCCCTTGGCATCACCAGCCTTGAAGTTCAAG GTGGAGAATTTCTTCTGTATGGGCTCTCCGCTGGCAGTGTTCTTGGCTCTCCGGGGCATTCGGCCTGGGAACAACGGCTGCCAGGACCACATTCTTCCCAAGTCCATCTGCCAACGCCTCTTCAACATTTTCCATCCGACCGACCCTGTG gcTTACAGACTAGAACCTCTCATTCTAAAGCACTACAGCAACATTGCACCCGTCCAAATACACTG GTGTAACACTACCAACCCCACTCCCTATGACCAGATCCGACCCACCTTCATCAACCCCATTAAAGAGACTACCTCCGCCTCCGACACCGAGAGCATCCCCAGTCCCAGCACCTCGCCCGTTCTGGCCCGACGGCACTATGGAGAGTCCATTACCAACCTCGGCAAGGCCAGCATCTTAG GTGCGGCCAGCATTGGGAAGGGCATCGGAGGCATCCTGTTTTCCCGGTTTGCACGTTCCAGTAGCCAAGCATCGGCAGTGGAGGGTAGTGTGGCGGAGGGCGAGGACAAGAGGCCCGTGGACAGCCAGTCCTCCTATGGCCTCTCCAGCTTGTCTCAGTCCAGCTCCACCATCATCGAAACAGCAC tggaGCTGGAACATCGGATAGACTTTGAGCTGCGGGAAGGTCTGGTCGAGAGCCGCTACTGGTCTGCGGTGACGTCTCACACGGCCTACTGGTCCTCCCTGGACGTGGCCCTGTTCCTGCTGACTTTCATGTACAAGCAGCAAGAGTTACCAGAA TCTGTTACATCAGGAAGTACACAAGCTTTCTGTGGTTGA
- the LOC136717295 gene encoding phospholipase DDHD1 isoform X3, producing MSNYSDKTSLLSPPDSPDNSSASVGGSDWDLGNDVFVCCYEEPMGGERIRAGMHSVQPGLDRHLPLIRARHRPSQEGLILGLVEEPYASYHRGSDASSAYLDAGDQDYSESDGNVAPLMETRKRNRSSSSRHRYEVVTELGPEEVRWFYKEDKKTWKHFVGHDSLKIEVMYRKFCELNPSKARRLGPRGSEEGEEAAAAAAAAGSEASIGEPEGLEEEGPVTVEPLAGGPGDRGAEEGPDTDERDLDAIGINVEPVCVRGGLYEVDVKEKECYPVYWNQQDRIPVMRGQWFIDGTWLPLEEDESDLIELEHLGCFRGQQMQDSFDTDIVARTVDSKDAIHSLKLSRSHVDWHSVEEVYLYSDATTSKIARTVTQKLGFSKASSSGTRLHRGYVEEASLEDKPPQTTHIVFVVHGIGQKMDQGRIIKNTGMMRDAARKMEEKHFSDRAAEHVEFLPVEWRSKLSLDGDTVDSITPDKVRGLRDMLNSSAMDIMYYTSPLYRDEITKGLTQELNRLYSLFCSRNPDFEEKGGKVSIVSHSLGCVITFDIMTGWDPVRMYHQEQQALQEDPRWLSYEERHLLEQVHLTRQRLRELEDQLQGLEASMPLASPALKFKVENFFCMGSPLAVFLALRGIRPGNNGCQDHILPKSICQRLFNIFHPTDPVAYRLEPLILKHYSNIAPVQIHWCNTTNPTPYDQIRPTFINPIKETTSASDTESIPSPSTSPVLARRHYGESITNLGKASILGAASIGKGIGGILFSRFARSSSQASAVEGSVAEGEDKRPVDSQSSYGLSSLSQSSSTIIETALELEHRIDFELREGLVESRYWSAVTSHTAYWSSLDVALFLLTFMYKQQELPEVKACGQNMDMMRSWIWRCAQVSGRWIIQTNS from the exons ATGAGCAATTATTCGGACAAAACGTCTTTGCTCAGTCCCCCAGACAGCCCGGACAACAGCAGCGCGTCTGTCGGAGGCAGTGACTGGGACTTGGGCAAcgatgtgtttgtgtgctgctATGAGGAGCCCATGGGCGGAGAGCGGATACGGGCAGGGATGCACTCGGTACAGCCGGGTTTGGACCGACACCTGCCCCTTATCCGAGCCCGGCACCGGCCGTCCCAGGAGGGCTTGATTTTGGGCCTAGTGGAGGAGCCTTATGCCAGTTATCACCGCGGTTCCGACGCCAGCTCAGCCTACCTGGACGCCGGCGACCAGGACTACAGCGAGAGCGATGGCAACGTCGCCCCGCTGATGGAGACCAGGAAGCGGAACCGCTCCAGCAGCTCCCGGCACCGATACGAGGTCGTCACCGAGCTGGGCCCGGAGGAGGTGCGCTGGTTCTACAAGGAGGACAAGAAGACCTGGAAACACTTCGTGGGGCACGACTCTCTGAAGATCGAGGTCATGTATCGCAAGTTCTGCGAGTTGAACCCTAGCAAGGCCCGGCGCCTGGGGCCCAGGGGCTCGGAGGAAGGGGaggaggctgctgctgctgcggctGCTGCCGGGTCCGAGGCGTCCATCGGCGAGCCAGAAGGACTGGAGGAGGAGGGACCGGTGACCGTAGAGCCTCTCGCCGGGGGCCCGGGGGACAGAGGGGCCGAGGAGGGACCAGACACGGACGAGAGGGACCTGGATGCGATTGGCATCAATGTGGAACCGGTGTGTGTCAGAGGAGGCTTGTATGAGGTGGACGTGAAGGAGAAGGAGTGCTATCCCGTGTACTGGAACC AGCAGGACCGCATCCCGGTGATGAGGGGACAGTGGTTCATCGACGGCACTTGGCTTCCCCTGGAGGAAGATGAGAGTGACCTCATTGAGCTGGAACACCTGGGCTGCTTCCGTGGACAGCAGATGCAGGACAGCTTTGACACCGATATTGTGGCAAGGACAGTTGACAGCAAAGATG CCATTCACAGTCTAAAGCTGAGCCGCAGCCACGTGGACTGGCACAGTGTGGAGGAGGTATACCTGTACAGCGATGCCACCACCTCCAAAATCGCCCGCACGGTCACACAAAAACTAGGCTTTTCCAAAG CATCAAGCAGTGGGACGCGTCTCCACCGTGGATATGTGGAAGAAGCGTCCCTCGAAGATAAACCCCCTCAGACCACGCACATCGTGTTTGTCGTTCATGGCATCGGACAGAAGATGGACCAGGGTCGCATCATTAAGAACACTGGCAT GATGAGAGATGCTGCACGGAAAATGGAGGAAAAGCACTTTTCCGACCGTGCTGCTGAGCATGTGGAGTTTTTACCCGTGGAATGGAGGTCGAAACTGAGTCTGGATGGAG ACACTGTGGACTCCATCACTCCAGACAAAGTGCGGGGTCTGAGAGACATGCTGAACAGCAGTGCCATGGATATCATGTACTACACCAGCCCTCTGTACAGGGACGAG ATCACGAAGGGCCTGACGCAGGAGCTGAACCGCCTATACTCACTCTTCTGCTCGCGCAACCCCGACTTCGAGGAGAAAGGAGGAAAAGTGTCCATCGTGTCGCACTCCCTGGGCTGCGTCATCACCTTCGACATCATGACCGGCTGGGACCCCGTGAGGATGTACCACCAGGAGCAGCAGGCACTGCAGGAGGACCCCCGGTGGCTGAGTTATGAGGAGCGACACTTGTTGGAACAGGTTCATCTCACGAGGCAGAG ACTAAGAGAACTGGAAGATCAACTGCAAGGACTGGAGGCCTCAATGCCCTTGGCATCACCAGCCTTGAAGTTCAAG GTGGAGAATTTCTTCTGTATGGGCTCTCCGCTGGCAGTGTTCTTGGCTCTCCGGGGCATTCGGCCTGGGAACAACGGCTGCCAGGACCACATTCTTCCCAAGTCCATCTGCCAACGCCTCTTCAACATTTTCCATCCGACCGACCCTGTG gcTTACAGACTAGAACCTCTCATTCTAAAGCACTACAGCAACATTGCACCCGTCCAAATACACTG GTGTAACACTACCAACCCCACTCCCTATGACCAGATCCGACCCACCTTCATCAACCCCATTAAAGAGACTACCTCCGCCTCCGACACCGAGAGCATCCCCAGTCCCAGCACCTCGCCCGTTCTGGCCCGACGGCACTATGGAGAGTCCATTACCAACCTCGGCAAGGCCAGCATCTTAG GTGCGGCCAGCATTGGGAAGGGCATCGGAGGCATCCTGTTTTCCCGGTTTGCACGTTCCAGTAGCCAAGCATCGGCAGTGGAGGGTAGTGTGGCGGAGGGCGAGGACAAGAGGCCCGTGGACAGCCAGTCCTCCTATGGCCTCTCCAGCTTGTCTCAGTCCAGCTCCACCATCATCGAAACAGCAC tggaGCTGGAACATCGGATAGACTTTGAGCTGCGGGAAGGTCTGGTCGAGAGCCGCTACTGGTCTGCGGTGACGTCTCACACGGCCTACTGGTCCTCCCTGGACGTGGCCCTGTTCCTGCTGACTTTCATGTACAAGCAGCAAGAGTTACCAGAA gtAAAAGCGTGTGGTCAGAATATGGATATGATGAGGTCTTGGATATGGCGATGTGCTCAAGTTTCTGGAAGATGGATAATCCAAAcaaattcataa
- the LOC136717295 gene encoding phospholipase DDHD1 isoform X1: MSNYSDKTSLLSPPDSPDNSSASVGGSDWDLGNDVFVCCYEEPMGGERIRAGMHSVQPGLDRHLPLIRARHRPSQEGLILGLVEEPYASYHRGSDASSAYLDAGDQDYSESDGNVAPLMETRKRNRSSSSRHRYEVVTELGPEEVRWFYKEDKKTWKHFVGHDSLKIEVMYRKFCELNPSKARRLGPRGSEEGEEAAAAAAAAGSEASIGEPEGLEEEGPVTVEPLAGGPGDRGAEEGPDTDERDLDAIGINVEPVCVRGGLYEVDVKEKECYPVYWNQQDRIPVMRGQWFIDGTWLPLEEDESDLIELEHLGCFRGQQMQDSFDTDIVARTVDSKDVLSHLPPFYLPFLFKWRGYQPNAKTACHKRKRCQAIHSLKLSRSHVDWHSVEEVYLYSDATTSKIARTVTQKLGFSKASSSGTRLHRGYVEEASLEDKPPQTTHIVFVVHGIGQKMDQGRIIKNTGMMRDAARKMEEKHFSDRAAEHVEFLPVEWRSKLSLDGDTVDSITPDKVRGLRDMLNSSAMDIMYYTSPLYRDEITKGLTQELNRLYSLFCSRNPDFEEKGGKVSIVSHSLGCVITFDIMTGWDPVRMYHQEQQALQEDPRWLSYEERHLLEQVHLTRQRLRELEDQLQGLEASMPLASPALKFKVENFFCMGSPLAVFLALRGIRPGNNGCQDHILPKSICQRLFNIFHPTDPVAYRLEPLILKHYSNIAPVQIHWCNTTNPTPYDQIRPTFINPIKETTSASDTESIPSPSTSPVLARRHYGESITNLGKASILGAASIGKGIGGILFSRFARSSSQASAVEGSVAEGEDKRPVDSQSSYGLSSLSQSSSTIIETALELEHRIDFELREGLVESRYWSAVTSHTAYWSSLDVALFLLTFMYKQQELPEVKACGQNMDMMRSWIWRCAQVSGRWIIQTNS; encoded by the exons ATGAGCAATTATTCGGACAAAACGTCTTTGCTCAGTCCCCCAGACAGCCCGGACAACAGCAGCGCGTCTGTCGGAGGCAGTGACTGGGACTTGGGCAAcgatgtgtttgtgtgctgctATGAGGAGCCCATGGGCGGAGAGCGGATACGGGCAGGGATGCACTCGGTACAGCCGGGTTTGGACCGACACCTGCCCCTTATCCGAGCCCGGCACCGGCCGTCCCAGGAGGGCTTGATTTTGGGCCTAGTGGAGGAGCCTTATGCCAGTTATCACCGCGGTTCCGACGCCAGCTCAGCCTACCTGGACGCCGGCGACCAGGACTACAGCGAGAGCGATGGCAACGTCGCCCCGCTGATGGAGACCAGGAAGCGGAACCGCTCCAGCAGCTCCCGGCACCGATACGAGGTCGTCACCGAGCTGGGCCCGGAGGAGGTGCGCTGGTTCTACAAGGAGGACAAGAAGACCTGGAAACACTTCGTGGGGCACGACTCTCTGAAGATCGAGGTCATGTATCGCAAGTTCTGCGAGTTGAACCCTAGCAAGGCCCGGCGCCTGGGGCCCAGGGGCTCGGAGGAAGGGGaggaggctgctgctgctgcggctGCTGCCGGGTCCGAGGCGTCCATCGGCGAGCCAGAAGGACTGGAGGAGGAGGGACCGGTGACCGTAGAGCCTCTCGCCGGGGGCCCGGGGGACAGAGGGGCCGAGGAGGGACCAGACACGGACGAGAGGGACCTGGATGCGATTGGCATCAATGTGGAACCGGTGTGTGTCAGAGGAGGCTTGTATGAGGTGGACGTGAAGGAGAAGGAGTGCTATCCCGTGTACTGGAACC AGCAGGACCGCATCCCGGTGATGAGGGGACAGTGGTTCATCGACGGCACTTGGCTTCCCCTGGAGGAAGATGAGAGTGACCTCATTGAGCTGGAACACCTGGGCTGCTTCCGTGGACAGCAGATGCAGGACAGCTTTGACACCGATATTGTGGCAAGGACAGTTGACAGCAAAGATG TTCTCTCCCATCTACCCCCTTTCTACCTCCCCTTTCTGTTCAAATGGAGAGGATATCAGCCGAATGCTAAAACTGCATGTCACAAGCGAAAGCGTTGCCAAG CCATTCACAGTCTAAAGCTGAGCCGCAGCCACGTGGACTGGCACAGTGTGGAGGAGGTATACCTGTACAGCGATGCCACCACCTCCAAAATCGCCCGCACGGTCACACAAAAACTAGGCTTTTCCAAAG CATCAAGCAGTGGGACGCGTCTCCACCGTGGATATGTGGAAGAAGCGTCCCTCGAAGATAAACCCCCTCAGACCACGCACATCGTGTTTGTCGTTCATGGCATCGGACAGAAGATGGACCAGGGTCGCATCATTAAGAACACTGGCAT GATGAGAGATGCTGCACGGAAAATGGAGGAAAAGCACTTTTCCGACCGTGCTGCTGAGCATGTGGAGTTTTTACCCGTGGAATGGAGGTCGAAACTGAGTCTGGATGGAG ACACTGTGGACTCCATCACTCCAGACAAAGTGCGGGGTCTGAGAGACATGCTGAACAGCAGTGCCATGGATATCATGTACTACACCAGCCCTCTGTACAGGGACGAG ATCACGAAGGGCCTGACGCAGGAGCTGAACCGCCTATACTCACTCTTCTGCTCGCGCAACCCCGACTTCGAGGAGAAAGGAGGAAAAGTGTCCATCGTGTCGCACTCCCTGGGCTGCGTCATCACCTTCGACATCATGACCGGCTGGGACCCCGTGAGGATGTACCACCAGGAGCAGCAGGCACTGCAGGAGGACCCCCGGTGGCTGAGTTATGAGGAGCGACACTTGTTGGAACAGGTTCATCTCACGAGGCAGAG ACTAAGAGAACTGGAAGATCAACTGCAAGGACTGGAGGCCTCAATGCCCTTGGCATCACCAGCCTTGAAGTTCAAG GTGGAGAATTTCTTCTGTATGGGCTCTCCGCTGGCAGTGTTCTTGGCTCTCCGGGGCATTCGGCCTGGGAACAACGGCTGCCAGGACCACATTCTTCCCAAGTCCATCTGCCAACGCCTCTTCAACATTTTCCATCCGACCGACCCTGTG gcTTACAGACTAGAACCTCTCATTCTAAAGCACTACAGCAACATTGCACCCGTCCAAATACACTG GTGTAACACTACCAACCCCACTCCCTATGACCAGATCCGACCCACCTTCATCAACCCCATTAAAGAGACTACCTCCGCCTCCGACACCGAGAGCATCCCCAGTCCCAGCACCTCGCCCGTTCTGGCCCGACGGCACTATGGAGAGTCCATTACCAACCTCGGCAAGGCCAGCATCTTAG GTGCGGCCAGCATTGGGAAGGGCATCGGAGGCATCCTGTTTTCCCGGTTTGCACGTTCCAGTAGCCAAGCATCGGCAGTGGAGGGTAGTGTGGCGGAGGGCGAGGACAAGAGGCCCGTGGACAGCCAGTCCTCCTATGGCCTCTCCAGCTTGTCTCAGTCCAGCTCCACCATCATCGAAACAGCAC tggaGCTGGAACATCGGATAGACTTTGAGCTGCGGGAAGGTCTGGTCGAGAGCCGCTACTGGTCTGCGGTGACGTCTCACACGGCCTACTGGTCCTCCCTGGACGTGGCCCTGTTCCTGCTGACTTTCATGTACAAGCAGCAAGAGTTACCAGAA gtAAAAGCGTGTGGTCAGAATATGGATATGATGAGGTCTTGGATATGGCGATGTGCTCAAGTTTCTGGAAGATGGATAATCCAAAcaaattcataa